From the genome of Triticum aestivum cultivar Chinese Spring chromosome 1A, IWGSC CS RefSeq v2.1, whole genome shotgun sequence:
CGTAATGTAGTTTTCTGTAGAATATTCATACATCCATGCCATGAGACATTTGATTCCGCAAGTGCAAATTGGTATAACATTAAATTCAATACGATCATTTCACGAAAGATGTAAGTTTGCAAATCTGAATTGGTGATATACTAGCACTACTATGGCTCCTGATTTATGTTTATACATTCTGTGATCCAGAAGGTTTTGTGGTATGCAAAATTTATGCTATCTCAAGGTACTTGTTTGGTTAAAACATATTGAACTTAGACTCAGTAATGATGAAGTCACGGAAATTCGTAAGGTTGCTGGCATGCATGGTAAATTTTGTAAATAGTATGATAGTTGTACCGTATCTGTGTTTTGTGAATGATCTGTTTGCAGAGATGTGTCTGTCTTACATGGTCCTTCCTATGCAGAACATTTCAGATTGGACACGAAAAGTTCCATGTTCCTTGGCTTTATGTTATTAATCGCAAAAGCTCTGAAGTTCCACTGATTGATTTCCATTTAGTGAGTCCCCTGTTAACTGTTATATATGTAATTTCAGGGGAATACTTTCTTTCTGCTTATAATTATCTACCTTTGATTATACAGAAATACACTGGAAACGATTTGCTTGGTGTTACGGCTAAAGTAGTCGACATGCCTCACCATTGTATGTAATGCTATCGCCTCTCCTCACAATATATCCTTTTCTGTgtattttagaagtttatatccctagcaTCTGTAGCGATGTATTTATTGTCATGTAAGGAAGTACCATGCATATGCATTCAAGTTGGattgtttgaccaagtttttaatGCTAGACCATGTATTATGTATACATATGTTTCTCGGAGTTTCTGTTTCCAAAAACCTAAGGGTTTCCTGTGATAGCATGAATTGTTTGACAAGATTaatctgttgttgctgctgttgtatcATGCATCTTGTTGTTGTTGCTGTATCTGTTTGTTCTTTCTTGTGATCCATTATGAGCATGTTGTCCAGTCAGAGTGTAGTGCCTTATCCTAAGTGTTGCTAAGGGTTCAAGAGAAACTGCAAATATTTGTTTTGCTTTAGTCAAGTAGTCAACTTCTTTTACCATGTAGTAAAATAGTGGTGTGCTATTGAAGCAGCCTTTGTATGAGCATCAACAAGATACTCATGACTTCCTCTAAATCCATCTATGGGTATTATTGGCCTGCTGCAATGACATTATGCCCTGTTGGAAGGCACATTTGCTATAGACTATAGACTATTTATGTTCTAGGATAGATGAACTAATATTAAGTGTAAGTTTTCCTCTCTCTTTTTTACCATGCAGTAAAATGTATAATCACTATGTGTGTTTTTTCCTTTAAGTTTCTGAATTGGGTAGCCTAGTTGCTAACCCATCTGTGTTTCATTGGGGGCAGTTGTGGAACTTCATCCTGACATAAAGAAGGATTTCTGGGATCAACAGAATTGGCCAAAATATGTACTTGTTAGTTATACATGGTAAAAACTTATCTGGCCTTGTTTGCATTGATAAAATTTTGTTTCCAAGTACTAGTTTGAGAAAACTTTGAAGCGTGACATTACGACCAAATAATTCTTCTGTACAGGGAGGAACAATCAGAGATAAATGTTACTGCAGGATTCTATGTGTTATTTGGATCTGGTGAGTTAATCCCccaaaccaaaaaataaaaaatgtttcaTCATGCCATCTTCCACATAATAATCCCTTTCACATTTGTACTCTAAAAATGTTTTCACCGTGGTATTACAGGCCTTGTTCTTTCCTTCATCCTTGCAATCTATGTATTGCAATCATCTCAAGATAAGTTAACAAGGTATGATTATTCACATTTTCTTTTAGTTTCAAAATATAGGCTGATAATGTTGCCATGTTCTTGGTGAAATGAAAGTAACCAATATAAGAGATTGATACAATGACATTCTGCTGTCCTTGCAATCCAGCATGCTTAACTTTTTTTAGGGAGAtgctttgtgacgcccccgatttgaccgtacactaatcatgcacgcaaatgtgtacgatcatgatcagggactcacgggaagatatcacaacacaactctagaacataaataagtcatacaagcatcataatacaagccaggggcctcgagggctcgaatacaagtgctcgatcatagacgagtcagcggaagcaacaatatctgagtacagatataagttaaacaagttgccataagatggctagcacaaattgggatacagatcgaaagaggcgcaggcctcctgcctgggatcctcctaactactcttggtcgtcgtcagcggcttgcacgtagtagtaggcacctccagtgtagtagtcgtcgtcgacggtggcgtcaggctcctggactccagcatctggttgctacaaccagaaagaaaggaaagggggaaaaaagggggagaaagcaaccgtgagtactcatccaaagtattcgcaagcaaggaactacactacatatgcatgggtatatgtgtaaggaggccatatcggtggactgaactgcagaatgccagaataagagggggatagctagtcctatcgaagactacgcttctggcagcctccgtctcgcagcacgtagaagagagtagattgaagtcctccaagtagcatcttcaagtagcatctccaagtagcctctccagtagcatcgcatagcataatcctacccggcgatcctcccctcgtcgccctgtggaaaagcgatcaccgggttgtatctggcacttggaagggtgtgttttattaagtatccggttctagttgtcataaggtcaaggtacaactccaagtcgtcctgttaccgaagatcacggctattcgaatagattaacttccctgcaggggtgcaccacataacccaacacgctcgatcccatttggccggacacacttttctgggtcatgcccggcctcggaagatcaacacgtcgcagccccacctaggcacaacagagaggccagcacgccggtctaaacctaagcgcgcaggggtctgggcccatcgccctgagcacacctgcacgttgcgtgggcggccgaaagcagacctagcctagtggcgttccagtccaattcggcgcgcgtcgctcagtcgctgacgtcatgaagtgcttcggctgataccacgacgccgagtgcccatattttcccacgtagttggttagtgcgtataggctcgtagccaactcagatcaaataccaagatctcgttaagcgcgttaagtatccgcgaacgccgaacagggccaggcccacctctctcctaggcggtctcaacctgccctgtcgctccgccacaaagatccactcgcgggtgctccaccagccgacccgactttagtctccacatgtatcatgtataaagtatatagtatatacccgtgatcacctcccgagtgatcacggcccgatagtatagcacggcagacggacaagaatgtagggccacagatgaatatactagcatcctatactaagcatataggactacaggtaaaggtaacaacagtagtaacaaggccaggctatgcatcagaataggtataacagaaagcagtaacatgctacactactctaatgcaagcagtatagagtagaataggcgatatctggtgatcaagggggggcttgcctggttgctctggcaagagagaggggtcgtcaactccgtagtcgaactgggcagcagcagcgtcggtctcgtagtctaccggagagaagagggggaagaaacaatgaataccatgtaaacagatgcatatcgatgcatgacatgacaagtaacgatgctaggcgtgacctgacgtggtatgaggtgatgccggttaaggggggaaacatccgggaaaatatccccggtgtttcgtgtttttgggcagaggagccggagggggaaagttgcgggttcgataggttaggggtgtgtggcggacgaacggactgcgtatccggattcgtctcgtcgttttgagcaactttcatgtacaaagtattttcatccgagctacggattattttatattaattgttaaagtttttaaatcattttctagaaatTAGCATAATTAAATTAATTTAGAAATtgcaattatgatgtcagcatgacatcagcatgatgtcagcaggaccaaaggttgactaggtcaaccctgcaTGTGGGTCCCGTATGTCATAGGTACAATAACCTAATTAATCTAttataattagtttaattagttaattaggtacctaatgtttaattagtttaattaaacaggattGGTTAAGTTAATTaagtcaattaattaattaacattttatttacttattatttatctatttatttttaagtTCTTTTTTTatcgttctggggcggggcccgcttgtcataggcccctggggacCTAGCGGGTCGGGCGTGCTACGGGCGTGCGAGCGCAGGGGCGCTAGCGGGGCTATTGGGGCCACCGGTCAGCGATCCAGCGGGTGGCCCCGGGCGGTGCCACGTAGGTAGGTGCCGGAGAGAGCTCCGGCAAGCCTCTCCCGCGGCGGCACTTCACCGGAGATGGCCGGAAACGCGGTAAAGGGGGTCTCTGGGCCTGTGGTTTGGACCTACGGGTGCGGTCCGGCATCGTGCACGTGATGGTGACGACGGCCGACGCCGAGGacgaccggagcatcgccggcTTTGAGCGAGGCGGATGGCCAGTGCGGGCGACGAAGCGCTGGCTAGCGCGGAGCTGCAGCGCGGGGCGAGGAGCAGCGCAGCACGGGGCGACGAGCACTCGCGCCTGGGCACGCGCGGGGCGCGTCCAGGGTGCGGCCGAAGGGCGCGGGCACGACCATGGTGAGGTGAGTGAGGTACAGAAAGGAGCCCGGACGCGGGGGGTTTTAACGACGGGAGTAGAGAGGGGGAGTAGGGGAGGCGGCGGCTCACAGGGGCCGGACGGGGAGGGCAGCGGGCTTGGGCTAGATGGaacggcgccggcgaggaggcgtggtcgaggcggcgTGTCTTGATGCGGGCCATCGGGGGTCGAGGTGGTCgatggggacgacggcgtcgggggaggcagaccggcgaggaggcgtggtcgaggcggcgTGAGGAGACGAGGAGGCGGCGGATTCGTGGCGGCGCAGGGCTCCAGCGATGTGGTCCTCCCGGCGGCGTCAGGGGACAACGCCAGGCGGCTGCGGCCATGGGCGCGCAGGGAacgagcgcgggggggggggggggggggaggaggcgtgcggggACGGGCGACGGGGTCAggcctctccccgatccagatgggatcgagaggagagggggggggagagggagtggcgtcgtggggaggggaagtgggtgacggggtggttagggtttcgggggggaatggataaggggagggaggtggccggttgggcctgcgcccgaatgggccggccaacTAGGCCAGTAGGCCGTGGGAGGGGGTTCcctctttttgttttgttttgttagtttctttcttttatttattttccttttctgtttttatttattttaaaatacttaggcagtttataaaattgtgtttattacaccatattgacttatgtaaaatatggcatctcccgaacacttttgttttaaattttgaaaaacttttattgtttgctttgattttgaaatttgaattcgaacgggattgaatcatcgcgaggtttacaacagtaagagtggtgatgaggcatcattagcagaggttactgtagcttgattatccgggcgtcatatGCTTAACTTATCTGGACACCGCTTTAGTCATAGTTAGCTAGGTTGTTTAGTTGTGTGTGTGCCCATTGATATCCTTTCATGCCCATCATTCAAATTGGAAGGAAATGTGTTATTGACACCGACACCATTCTGCTTTGTAGGTTTGTGCGAGAAGCGGTTTCTGATAGCAGTCTACCTGAAGGAGGGGTTGCAAAGGTTGAGTGATGTTTCCACAAGGGGCTGTTGAATTATCGACAAATGTCCACTTATGGAAACACCGACAAAGACATTGTGAACTCAAGCTTTCTTGGGAGCGTGGACAATAGCATGCATCTGAAGAACCGGTGAACCATTTGGTATGCATGCATTGTACGGAACTGACAGTTACAACATGGCGAGTTAAATGAGAGATGGATTATAGGTTTTTCCTTGGTATAACAGAACATTTAGCAAACTGAAGTATGTGCAGTTGCTAGCTCATTACAGTTTTGGTATATGACCTGTGTGATTTCAATGTTGCAAGAATTTGTCTTCTACATCTACATTTTGATATAAAAACAGGCACCGTGTACACCTCTACAGATCACAAGATTGGTGCAAATGTTTCATTGCTTCATCTGTGAAACACCGATTCCTCCTTGAACTGTAGCTGTTTGTGTTGTTACATGGAAATGAACCTGGTTATTTTTAACTCCTTAAACTGAAATGTACATCACTTGCATTACTATGGTCCAAGGTAAATCTGAAAGTACAGTTACAAACTTGAACCTATAAATACTTTAAAGTCTTGCACAATTCTTGACCTCGGGACCTTTGGTACAAAAAGAATGGAGTCTATCTGCAGACCAGTGTCCCAACGTGAAGTTACAGTGAGAAGATTTGGACCATATCCAGATACAATTTTACAATATCTGCTATCTAGTTTCATGGTCGATCTGCAATTTTGGAAGGTAAAACCCTCCAAAGAATCAGATCATTTTAATTGTAACTGAAATGTCCATTGCTTCATTACTTGGGTTGGAAAGTTGGCTTCCAACCCTACTATCTGCCTACTAAATTGAATCCTGTATAATGCCATCCGCCGTCTAAGAGACAAAATTCTCACGCCCTTGAGTACTTTGAGCTCCACATCGGTACCTTCAAAGGCTCATCGTCATCACCTCCATTTTCAACTTTGCTCAAAGAATCAGAGATCAAAGGTGCCGAGTCACCTTCTTTTGACTGCAATATAGAGAACGCATAGGGATTTATAAACAAGAAATAAAAGTAATGAAGCTAAAGAACCACAGGAGAATTGTTGCAAATAAAATATTAAATATTTACAAGGCATGAGATTTGAAAAGCAAGGTACCTGCTGTGCGGAGACATCGGTATTTTTTGGTTGAGTCTCTGTTGAGCAGAAGTATGAATATAGTACCATCCCAACAACCGCAATTAGGATGCCAAGTATGTTTCTCCAGCTAAACGGATCATGAAGCAAAACGTAGCCGAAGGTCAAAACTAGGCATGTTTTAAGATGGCCCAGGACTTGGTAAGTAACAGGAGATGTCTTTCCGATCACAAGAAAGGTGCTGAAGTTTACTGAGACCGATATcaaacacgacaagacgatgaAAAACTGCACATGGAACAAGAGGAGAATCAGAAACAGATTAACAATGTCAAAAGAAGTTTGCCAAAGCTGCTTCATGACTTACCACAACGTTAGATGTGTAATTGAAAGCAAAGACGTTTTGGTTAGTCAGGAATCCATCAAGGAACGGGCCGATAAGAAACAGTGTCAATGACTGGTAAGGACAAGACTGATATAGCAGCTGGGTTGAAGAAACCTTGAATTTCTTCTGAATAGTGTTTGTCATCTGGTAGCTGGTTAAGGACTACAAGACCACACAACAAAAACGGTGGTAATACGTGAATGTAACAGAGTAGTAATAAACAGTCATCACGTCAAGTGCAAATTCTTCATTCTGGAACCAGATGCAAATTCCACTTTCTGACCAAAAAAGATGCCAGGAAATTTCGATTTGGCCAAGAAAAGGCAAAAGCTGTCATCAAAGGATACGATTTGAGCGATGCAAGTCGTGATAATGGCCAGCAAGGACAGTATGGACCCCACAGCATTGAGTTGCAAATCAGTCATGGTTGCAACACCGACACCCAAAAGAAGCACGGAAAGGGAGATCTGGATAGTCCGGCTGCAGTCAAGTCAGAAAATGTTTAGATGAAGATGGTATGGAAGTAATGAACAGAATGTAAAAAAACACAAACCTGAACTTCTTCCTGAAGAAAAGAGTCTCCAAAATAACAGTGCAGGGGATGATGGCCAGCTTTGTCATCTAGACGTAAAAGGACAATTCAGCACCAGTTAGGTGGATTGATTAGTGCAGAAGGAAGGGTGACATTTAATAGCAATCAATGCTTGTACAAAATGTTCAACTCTAGCCAAAAGCCTTCTTGGTAAAGTTTCTTGCACAAACAAGGTAGATATAATTAACCTGCACCCTAACTCGCCAAGTAACTATTGTCGTACCGCGTAGCGGAAGTAAAGTTTGTTACATTTTTACTGTGATGATGATTTTTACTGTTAATACCAAATGTAGTAAGTGCAGAACTGGAGTGAATTAACTATGGAATCCTGACAATGGTACGAGAATAAATGTAAAAAGATCACATAATGTGCAGTACCTGGTAAAAGCCAACAGAATTGAAACCAAGACTCAGATTGAGGAGCCCAATGGAGATGCCATTGAGTACTCCGAATCCCATGACAGTTCTCGAATCAAAAGCCTTGTGCTCGAAAAACTTCATCCATAGTGCCACATGAAGGGAGCAGAAAGTGACCAGGAGATGCCAGCTCGTCAAGGTGGTAGCTGCAAAACACAATTCCATGTCGTAGGATATCAGTATTAATAATTTCACTGGTATCTCATATTCTCATTCACTCTTCAGCATAAGCAACATTCAGAAATAAGAAATAAAAATGTACCAAGTCAAAGCTAACAAGTTCTTGAACATCACATGTACATACACTCCAGGCAGCACAAACAAACAGAGATACTACTCCCATCTGTCAAGCTACCGAAGCAGCAAGCAACCAGGACATGCTACACAACCTTTTTTTAGCGGTAGCTACACAACTCGTTCGTTACGAAAAATAATCAAAGCTTTCACAGTAAGTACGCTAGCTCCAAGAGACCAGTCACTCTATCATTTTACACTCATGCTCTCCTGATTTCTACAGTATGCTGCGACGAATCACAATATATACAGTAGTTATCAAACACACCAAATTCAATTGGCAGCTACCACATAAGCTGAAAAGCATCTGGTGTTAATAATCTGAACCGAGCATGTGCACAACCGAAGAACGGAGCACGCATAGATAGATCTAGCAAAATCACAGAGCACCAAGCACGAACACGTAACGTAACGAATCAAGAAGCTGGGAAGCAAGAAACAGTTAGATCTCACACCGAAGGTGAAGCCGAGGGAGCTCATGAGGGCCTTGTTGCAGATGACAATGGACACGGAGGACACCACGGAGAGGCCCAGCGCCCCCACCGTCCCCAGCTGGAACTTCTCCCCTCCGACGCCCATCTCCGCTGCCACCACCCTCCAGACAACAGCACCAACAAAAAAGATCAAGCCTTCCCGATCAGACCGACCGGACCACGCCGCCGGGAGCACCTGCAGGCAAGAGAGATGCCATTTCGATCAGCCAATCGAAGCAGCGAGCGCTCTGCCAAGAAACGGACGGGAGGGGTCGAAACATACCGCGCGCCGCGTCGGTGGATCTGGGCGAATCCGGCCGGGGAGCGGGCAATGTCGGGGAGATCTGCGGaggggcgggcgggcgggatcggCGGCGGTGCGGGGATGGGATGGGATTCGCGGTGGCGCTCCTGCCCCTCTTGCTTTGGCCTTGCGAATCAGGGGCGGGGAGGGAGACGAGGTATTTCTATATGGATGGCCGCCTCGTCGGTGAGATTGGCGATTAAAGGAAGCGGCAATTAGGTATGGTTGTCCACGTCGCTTGCCGCATGGGAACTATTGACTCTGCACTGAATACCTGCTGAATTTGCTAAAAACTTCAAACAGGGTCCACCTTCCTCTTGTCTCAATTTGCCAAATTTGCCTTTTTGTAGCCATAGTTGTTGcaaagtttttttcttttttttttcgacGGCTGCCATGTGTACATTCAATCGAGCGTCAAGGTACAACACGCGCCACGCATGCTGTAGAACATACTCGAACCGACGAGAGGGGGCACATGTCCTGGCACAGACAAGAAACACATCTCACGTAATAGAAAATCACAACAAGGTCCCTGGGGAGGGGGCGGTTGCTGCCGTCCTTCATCGCCGCTGAAGGGAGAAGAGACAAGCTCCTTCAGCCAAAGAACTGTCGGTGCTCCGTCACATCAAAGCTTTGAGAATCGATGAAGAAAACTATCGTGAACGAGTAGCACATATCATTGTAACGTGTCGTCCTAGGAACCCCGTCCATCGGATCTACCTTCCCCGCACAATGTCGTCGAGGGACCACTGGATCCCGCCATCATTCCACCCACAAACCCTTCACGAGAGCAGGCAACGCCTCTTTGTAAGCCAACATTGCCGATGGAGGTGTCGAGCACCGGACTACTCCTATACATCTTCTTTGAAGCTCCACAACGACACTAGAGTACACATTACCTCGATAGGCGAGTTGGAGGAAAAAGCTCTAGGTCATCTCTGTCGCCACGTTGACCCCTCTCGGAGAAACATCATCATGGATTCGTCGACGATGGTGGAATCTGGCATGTTGGTCAAGGATTTGGAGACACCTTATTCGGTGGTGTTGTCATCACTACCGAAGCCGAAGATGAACCGATTAAAATCTACCAACGAAGATAACCTACAACTGTAGAAGAACAAACCGGGTGGGGGGTCCCCCCTCCACCCATGATTATGAGGTCATGAACAGAGGGGGTTCATCTAAGTCGACGCGTGAAAATCTGTTGTTGAACGCAAAACATGTGACCCCTCTTTCCTCAGAGGGAAAAGACGATATTTTTCCTACCTAAAGGTCTTTTTTTTTGACGAAAGCTGACGGAGCAGCTTTTCTTTTCAATTATAGGAAGAAAGGTGTTACAGGTATTGTGGCCTGCACAAGTGCTAGGCCGAGAATAGGAACAAAGTAACATCAGACATCATAACAACTATACATAAGTGCCCAAGTCAGTCCGGCTCACGTGGTCTGTCTAGAATCTGCTGAATCCTGTGACGCCCAGCCTGGTTCCATAGCATAAACTCATCCATCATCGAGTTGAACACTCTGCTAACAGTGGACGCCTTGTTTTGGAAAATCCGAGCGTTCCTCTCGCGCCAAGTGAACCACCAGATGGCCACCGCAAGACCACCCCAGCCCCTTGAGTTGGGCAGATTAATGCTCACCACGTTGGACTCCCACCATTCAACGAGGCTGGAGGTTGCCCCTGTCGGTGCAAGTGTTGTGGGAAGGTTGCAGTGGTTCAGCATCAAACTCCATAGTGCTTGGGTGAAGGAGCAGCGTGCCAGGAGGTGATCGGCACACTCGTCCACTGCCCTGCAGAGACAACAGATCGGGTCGTGTGGCCATCCTCTCTTACGTAGGTTGTCCGCTGTAAGGCATTTGCCCAGGATCGCTAGCCAAGCAAAAATTCTACATTTTAGTGGAGCATCTGCTGCCCAAATGTGCCGCTGGCCGGCGAGGCGAATGCACCCCTTGAATTGCACGGCATATGCAGTGGCGGAAGAGTAAGCACCGCTCGGCGTCCATCTCCAGATTACCGAATCCGGAGTTCCCTGCAGTAGGCG
Proteins encoded in this window:
- the LOC123039901 gene encoding uncharacterized protein → MATRRSPATTHHRLLLLLLPLLLIGSFLLPLSSAYRPGDIIPMLRSGQYHGSRSVWFDVIGRHCPVFAVNREVLMPIPKPTGFTGADPYKITFQIGHEKFHVPWLYVINRKSSEVPLIDFHLKYTGNDLLGVTAKVVDMPHHFVELHPDIKKDFWDQQNWPKYVLVSYTWEEQSEINVTAGFYVLFGSGLVLSFILAIYVLQSSQDKLTRFVREAVSDSSLPEGGVAKVE
- the LOC123039890 gene encoding UDP-xylose transporter 3, with product MGVGGEKFQLGTVGALGLSVVSSVSIVICNKALMSSLGFTFATTLTSWHLLVTFCSLHVALWMKFFEHKAFDSRTVMGFGVLNGISIGLLNLSLGFNSVGFYQMTKLAIIPCTVILETLFFRKKFSRTIQISLSVLLLGVGVATMTDLQLNAVGSILSLLAIITTCIAQIMTNTIQKKFKVSSTQLLYQSCPYQSLTLFLIGPFLDGFLTNQNVFAFNYTSNVVFFIVLSCLISVSVNFSTFLVIGKTSPVTYQVLGHLKTCLVLTFGYVLLHDPFSWRNILGILIAVVGMVLYSYFCSTETQPKNTDVSAQQSKEGDSAPLISDSLSKVENGGDDDEPLKVPMWSSKYSRA